The Tripterygium wilfordii isolate XIE 37 chromosome 5, ASM1340144v1, whole genome shotgun sequence genome window below encodes:
- the LOC119998887 gene encoding transcription factor bHLH93-like isoform X2 translates to MDLTQHGFLDEFLAPRRDQTWNSFNDQSFNMNGWSFDSFDENPSLSTSSNPSSFLGLISSPADHHSTIIDQSQPFSRTDEPYSSFHVDGFTAHTPPPPPHDQYFPPLLLHHGEELNLDQHNVFSLEEQDFKVEMEEATTNITNQGFQMGLCGEKIRTTISTGKSKKVEGQPSKNLMAERRRRKRLNDRLSMLRSIVPKISKMDRTATLADTIDYMKELQERINNLQEKEEVEEGSNPTNLITTFAEKRFKEVLFEVETREADSRIEICCAAKPGILLSTINTLEALGLEIQHSVISCFNDFSLQASCSEVKEQITGLNSEDIKQALFRNAGYGGRCL, encoded by the exons atggatctCACTCAACATGGTTTCTTGGATGAGTTCCTGGCTCCAAGAAGAGACCAAACGTGGAATAGTTTTAATGATCAGTCGTTCAATATGAACGGATGGAGCTTTGATTCTTTTGATGAAAACCCAAGTTTGTCCACTTCATCAAATCCATCATCATTTTTAGGGTTGATCTCCTCCCCAGCTGATCATCATTCTACCATTATTGATCAATCCCAACCTTTCAGTAGGACTGATGAACCCTACTCATCTTTCCATGTCGATGGCTTCACTGCAcatacaccaccaccaccaccacatgaTCAGTACTTCCCACCACTACTACTTCATCATGGTGAAGAGCTTAATCTTGATCAGCATAATGTTTTTAGTTTGGAAGAACAAGACTTCAAAGTTGAGATGGAAGAAGCAACAACAAATATTACAAATCAGGGTTTCCAAATGGGTTTATGTGGAGAGAAAATTAGGACTACTATTAGTACTGGAAAGTCGAAGAAAGTTGAGGGACAACCCTCCAAGAATCTAATGGCTGAAAGAAGGCGAAGGAAACGCTTGAACGATCGCCTTTCCATGCTCAGATCAATTGTCCCCAAGATCAGCAag ATGGACAGGACAGCTACACTTGCTGACACCATAGATTACATGAAAGAGCTTCAGGAAAGAATCAATAACCtccaggaaaaagaagaagttgagGAGGGTTCAAATCCAACAAATTTGATTACAACTTTCGCGGAAAAAAGGTTTAAGGAGGTATTG TTTGAAGTGGAAACAAGAGAGGCTGATAGCAGGATTGAGATATGTTGTGCGGCCAAGCCAGGAATATTGCTGTCGACAATAAACACACTAGAAGCATTAGGCCTTGAGATTCAACACAGTGTTATTAGTTGCTTCAATGATTTCTCACTCCAAGCTTCATGTTCTGAG GTTAAAGAGCAAATAACAGGATTGAATTCTGAAGACATAAAGCAAGCTTTGTTCAGAAATGCTGGCTATGGAGGAAGATGCTTGTAG
- the LOC119998887 gene encoding transcription factor bHLH93-like isoform X1 → MDLTQHGFLDEFLAPRRDQTWNSFNDQSFNMNGWSFDSFDENPSLSTSSNPSSFLGLISSPADHHSTIIDQSQPFSRTDEPYSSFHVDGFTAHTPPPPPHDQYFPPLLLHHGEELNLDQHNVFSLEEQDFKVEMEEATTNITNQGFQMGLCGEKIRTTISTGKSKKVEGQPSKNLMAERRRRKRLNDRLSMLRSIVPKISKMDRTATLADTIDYMKELQERINNLQEKEEVEEGSNPTNLITTFAEKRFKEVLVRNSPKFEVETREADSRIEICCAAKPGILLSTINTLEALGLEIQHSVISCFNDFSLQASCSEVKEQITGLNSEDIKQALFRNAGYGGRCL, encoded by the exons atggatctCACTCAACATGGTTTCTTGGATGAGTTCCTGGCTCCAAGAAGAGACCAAACGTGGAATAGTTTTAATGATCAGTCGTTCAATATGAACGGATGGAGCTTTGATTCTTTTGATGAAAACCCAAGTTTGTCCACTTCATCAAATCCATCATCATTTTTAGGGTTGATCTCCTCCCCAGCTGATCATCATTCTACCATTATTGATCAATCCCAACCTTTCAGTAGGACTGATGAACCCTACTCATCTTTCCATGTCGATGGCTTCACTGCAcatacaccaccaccaccaccacatgaTCAGTACTTCCCACCACTACTACTTCATCATGGTGAAGAGCTTAATCTTGATCAGCATAATGTTTTTAGTTTGGAAGAACAAGACTTCAAAGTTGAGATGGAAGAAGCAACAACAAATATTACAAATCAGGGTTTCCAAATGGGTTTATGTGGAGAGAAAATTAGGACTACTATTAGTACTGGAAAGTCGAAGAAAGTTGAGGGACAACCCTCCAAGAATCTAATGGCTGAAAGAAGGCGAAGGAAACGCTTGAACGATCGCCTTTCCATGCTCAGATCAATTGTCCCCAAGATCAGCAag ATGGACAGGACAGCTACACTTGCTGACACCATAGATTACATGAAAGAGCTTCAGGAAAGAATCAATAACCtccaggaaaaagaagaagttgagGAGGGTTCAAATCCAACAAATTTGATTACAACTTTCGCGGAAAAAAGGTTTAAGGAGGTATTGGTAAGAAATTCTcccaag TTTGAAGTGGAAACAAGAGAGGCTGATAGCAGGATTGAGATATGTTGTGCGGCCAAGCCAGGAATATTGCTGTCGACAATAAACACACTAGAAGCATTAGGCCTTGAGATTCAACACAGTGTTATTAGTTGCTTCAATGATTTCTCACTCCAAGCTTCATGTTCTGAG GTTAAAGAGCAAATAACAGGATTGAATTCTGAAGACATAAAGCAAGCTTTGTTCAGAAATGCTGGCTATGGAGGAAGATGCTTGTAG